A genomic window from Megalobrama amblycephala isolate DHTTF-2021 linkage group LG2, ASM1881202v1, whole genome shotgun sequence includes:
- the LOC125263290 gene encoding uncharacterized protein LOC125263290 — protein sequence MQASSSTPFAEIIASLAVLHCEQQQALLELRSDQERCFQAILQTQQEDREAFRSWIDREVPGEPTEQPAVPVHLPLNKMGPLDDPEVFLELFERSAEACKWPRDQWSMRLVPLLSGEAQVAAQQLPVQNLLVYDDLRRAIVQRVCRTPEQHRQRFRSLDLGESGRPFMMAQQLRDSCRKWLLAEGSDMDLVIDRVVLEQFITRLPEKTAEWVQCHRPTSLDSAIQLRRTTWWRAKGSAIILWINVRLWRSGQ from the coding sequence ATGCAAGCTTCGTCCTCCACCCCATTTGCGGAGATCATCGCGTCCCTCGCGGTCCTGCACTGCGAACAACAACAGGCCCTGCTGGAGCTAAGAAGTGATCAGGAGCGGTGTTTTCAAGCCATCCTACAGAcccagcaggaggaccgcgaggcgttccggagctggattgacCGGGAGGTTCCCGGGGAACCcaccgagcagcccgctgtgcCTGTCCACCTGCCCTTAAACAAGATGGGCCCACTGGACGATCCAGAAGTTTTCCTCGAGCTCTTTGAGAGATCCGCGGAGGCGTGTAAATGGCCGCGGGACCAGTGGTCTATGAGGCTGGTCCCGCTCCTCTCAGGAGAAGCACAGGTGGCGGCACAGCAGCTCCCAGtccagaacctcctggtctATGACGACCTACGGCGGGCCATCGTCCAGCGGGTTTGTCGGACCCCAGAGCAGCATCGACAGCGCTTCCGCTCCCTCGACCTGGGTGAGTCCGGCCGGCCCTTTatgatggcccaacagctccgggactcgtgcCGCAAATGGTTGCTGGCTGAGGGAAGCGACATGGACCTGGTCATCGATCGCGTGGTACTGGAGCAGTTCATCACTCGGCTCCCGGAAAAAActgccgagtgggtccagtgccaccgccccacgtcgctggactcAGCCATCCAATTGCGGAGGACCACATGGTGGCGTGCCAAGGGGTCGGCGATCATTTTGTGGATAAATGTCCGGTTATGGAGGTCGGGACAGTGA